The Aurantiacibacter arachoides genome window below encodes:
- the ribB gene encoding 3,4-dihydroxy-2-butanone-4-phosphate synthase encodes MSDIIAKVRHIVDEGIMTRAGLARAAGLHANTLRDCSEDAWNPTTETLGKLDRFLSANDDTPVLVGIEEIIEEARNGRMYILVDDEDRENEGDLIIPAQMATPNAINFMATHGRGLICLSLGSRRARELGLQMMAARNRTRHETAFTVAIEAREGVTTGISAADRARTVSVAIDSSKGPDDIVTPGHVFPLVARDGGVLVRAGHTEAAVDISRLAGLNPAGVICEIMNEDGTMARLDDLIGFARRHDLKIGTIRDLIAYRMRHDHLVIRASEGDFRSDYGGDWRAITYRNTVDGSTNLVLQKGKVVPGEPVLTRMHAISVFDDVLGRPGEKKRALQRAMTAIGEAGNGLIVVLMPNRPQSLEDEVAGLSLNSGELREYGIGAQILADLGVSEMILLTNSKHNVVGLEGYGITVVEERAIPE; translated from the coding sequence ATGAGTGACATCATCGCCAAAGTCCGTCACATCGTCGACGAGGGAATCATGACCCGCGCCGGGCTCGCCCGCGCCGCCGGTCTTCATGCCAACACCCTGCGCGATTGCAGCGAAGATGCCTGGAATCCGACGACCGAGACGCTGGGCAAGCTCGATCGTTTCCTCTCCGCGAACGACGACACGCCTGTTCTGGTCGGCATCGAGGAGATTATCGAGGAGGCCCGCAACGGGCGGATGTATATCCTGGTCGACGACGAGGATCGCGAGAACGAGGGCGACCTGATCATCCCCGCCCAGATGGCAACCCCCAACGCTATCAACTTCATGGCAACGCATGGCCGTGGCCTGATCTGTCTATCGCTGGGCAGCCGCCGCGCCCGTGAACTTGGACTTCAAATGATGGCGGCGCGAAACCGCACCCGGCATGAGACCGCGTTCACTGTTGCCATCGAGGCCCGCGAAGGGGTCACCACCGGCATCAGCGCCGCCGACCGCGCGCGCACCGTTTCGGTTGCGATCGATTCGAGCAAGGGCCCGGACGACATCGTCACCCCCGGCCACGTCTTTCCCCTCGTCGCCCGCGACGGCGGCGTGCTGGTGCGCGCGGGCCATACCGAAGCTGCAGTCGACATCAGCCGGCTTGCCGGGCTCAATCCCGCAGGCGTGATATGCGAGATCATGAACGAGGACGGCACGATGGCCCGTCTCGACGACCTGATCGGTTTCGCCCGCCGGCATGACCTGAAGATTGGCACCATCCGCGATCTGATCGCCTACCGGATGCGCCACGACCATCTCGTCATCCGTGCCAGCGAAGGCGATTTCCGCTCTGACTACGGCGGAGACTGGCGGGCGATCACCTATCGCAACACCGTCGACGGCTCGACCAACCTGGTGCTGCAGAAGGGTAAGGTCGTCCCCGGCGAGCCGGTGTTGACGCGAATGCATGCCATCAGCGTGTTCGACGACGTGCTCGGCCGTCCGGGCGAAAAGAAGCGCGCGCTGCAACGCGCGATGACAGCCATCGGCGAGGCGGGCAACGGATTGATCGTGGTGCTCATGCCCAACCGCCCGCAATCGCTGGAAGACGAGGTCGCCGGCCTCTCCCTCAACAGCGGCGAGCTGCGCGAATACGGCATCGGCGCGCAGATCCTGGCAGACCTCGGCGTCAGCGAAATGATCCTGCTGACCAATTCGAAACACAACGTGGTCGGGCTCGAAGGTTATGGCATAACCGTCGTCGAAGAACGCGCTATCCCGGAGTAA
- a CDS encoding aldo/keto reductase → MSEHTFIAGIPLVLGGNVFGWTAHGDEGLAVLDAFYEAGGRMIDTADVYSAWVDGHAGGESEAFIGNWLASRGVRDEMKIHTKTGMLSKTKPSDPGSMGDASLYEPAAVNAHLQASLERLRTDYIDLYYAHRDFAVLDVAQIAEVFAQTVKSGHARAIGASNFQADRLGAALTHADNNGLAPFDALQNHYNLVARDDYGPALQQMCVERGIAMLPFFGLAAGYLTGKYRRPEDFEQGQRGYRTKDYVESGPPVLAVLDEIAAETGASLPAIALAWLVRQPGIPAPIASARNVDQLRETLAFTRLDLSEDQLERLTRSLD, encoded by the coding sequence GTGTCTGAGCATACCTTCATCGCCGGTATCCCGCTGGTTCTCGGCGGCAACGTGTTCGGCTGGACGGCGCACGGCGATGAAGGGCTCGCCGTGCTCGACGCCTTTTACGAAGCCGGCGGACGTATGATCGACACCGCCGACGTCTATTCCGCCTGGGTCGATGGCCACGCAGGGGGCGAAAGCGAAGCCTTCATCGGCAACTGGCTTGCCTCGCGTGGCGTTCGCGACGAGATGAAAATCCACACCAAGACCGGGATGCTGAGCAAGACGAAGCCGAGCGATCCCGGCTCCATGGGTGATGCGTCGCTTTACGAACCTGCGGCAGTGAACGCGCATCTCCAAGCTTCGCTGGAGCGGCTGCGGACCGACTATATCGATCTCTACTACGCGCATCGCGATTTCGCGGTGTTGGACGTGGCGCAGATTGCCGAGGTGTTCGCGCAAACCGTGAAGAGCGGCCATGCGCGTGCCATCGGCGCATCGAATTTCCAAGCCGATCGGCTGGGCGCTGCCCTCACCCATGCAGACAACAATGGCCTCGCGCCCTTCGACGCGCTGCAAAACCACTACAATCTGGTCGCCCGCGATGATTATGGCCCTGCCCTGCAACAGATGTGTGTGGAGCGGGGCATCGCCATGCTGCCGTTCTTCGGCCTGGCTGCGGGATACCTGACCGGCAAGTATCGCCGGCCGGAGGATTTCGAGCAAGGCCAGCGCGGCTATCGCACGAAGGACTATGTCGAAAGCGGTCCGCCGGTGCTTGCCGTGTTGGACGAGATCGCCGCCGAAACCGGTGCCAGCCTTCCCGCCATCGCGCTCGCCTGGCTGGTCCGCCAGCCCGGCATCCCCGCCCCCATCGCCAGCGCCCGCAATGTCGATCAGTTGCGCGAGACGCTGGCGTTCACCCGGCTTGACCTGTCCGAAGACCAGCTCGAGCGCCTGACCCGGTCGCTGGACTGA
- a CDS encoding flavin reductase family protein — MAADINTPDAIGFAFREAMRHVAATVYAVTTTHRGERFGILATSVASLSFDPPSLLACINREASLHDPLAEAERFCVNILGLANRDVAERFMRAGVEGRFAVGDWADEHGVPVLRSAQSSLVCSVADRHAFGTHTIFVGELIAASHRHDAKPLTYFDRHIVDITEAPESDGR, encoded by the coding sequence ATGGCCGCCGACATCAATACACCCGACGCAATCGGCTTCGCATTTCGCGAGGCGATGCGCCATGTCGCGGCCACTGTCTACGCTGTCACCACTACCCATCGCGGAGAAAGGTTCGGGATTTTGGCGACCTCCGTCGCATCGCTCAGCTTCGATCCGCCATCGCTGCTGGCCTGTATCAACCGCGAAGCATCCCTGCATGATCCGCTGGCCGAGGCAGAGCGGTTTTGCGTCAATATTCTCGGCCTTGCCAACCGCGACGTGGCGGAGCGGTTCATGCGGGCCGGGGTCGAAGGCCGGTTCGCGGTGGGCGACTGGGCGGACGAACACGGCGTTCCGGTGCTGCGAAGCGCGCAGTCGAGCCTGGTCTGCTCGGTCGCCGATCGCCACGCCTTCGGCACGCACACGATTTTCGTCGGAGAATTAATTGCCGCAAGCCACCGGCACGATGCCAAGCCGCTGACTTATTTCGATCGCCATATCGTCGACATCACCGAAGCTCCCGAGAGCGACGGGCGCTAG
- a CDS encoding oligosaccharide flippase family protein, with amino-acid sequence MAQKGELGHSARQSIVWGAGFQFLNQAVQFGAMLVLVRLLTPADYGTVSLAQAILNGLTVASFAIFVQHALQARDPATIDWQSHWTAGVVINAVIVTITLAVCFALAQSPKYEAIAAPLAVLTLNFVIGVPASLRQRMLEVNHEWLKLRGLLFSGAVGGLLAALLLAWLGAGYWALVAPAVIFGLPMAIDLFWRGGFRPQWSYDHQYYANALSFGYQRMFSAAAGQGRTFTEQALISAVFSLATLGIYTRASGLGIMLVGQFGGLAIAALYPIITRAEQQTPRFQRLAGLLMRGVTWSMVPAALFLWTMPREIVLVLYGEQWLPVIELLPWAGLSIGAFGCVQMCTTLMLANESRKLVLAIDIATSVLAILLAWLTIPSGPKYYFMATSLLGAAMLGLVCVAMVRTRAMTWSGVAGGLIPPAVAAAGAALAVAFLRPWIMTLHPLLSLALAGTVLGVTYVAILRLAFASSLRALAEILPGGPLLLRVLGYR; translated from the coding sequence ATGGCGCAGAAAGGCGAACTGGGTCATTCGGCACGTCAGTCCATCGTCTGGGGGGCGGGCTTCCAGTTTCTGAACCAGGCCGTCCAGTTCGGTGCCATGCTGGTGCTGGTGCGCCTGCTCACGCCCGCAGATTATGGCACCGTGTCACTGGCACAGGCGATCCTCAACGGGCTGACGGTCGCCAGTTTCGCAATCTTCGTGCAGCACGCACTGCAGGCGCGCGATCCGGCCACAATCGATTGGCAGAGCCACTGGACCGCAGGCGTAGTGATCAACGCCGTCATCGTCACGATCACTTTAGCCGTTTGCTTTGCCCTTGCCCAATCCCCCAAATACGAAGCCATCGCAGCGCCGCTCGCGGTGCTGACCTTGAACTTCGTGATCGGCGTGCCGGCGTCGCTGCGTCAGCGAATGCTGGAGGTGAACCACGAATGGTTAAAGCTGCGCGGGCTGCTCTTCAGCGGTGCGGTCGGCGGGTTGCTGGCGGCCCTGCTGCTGGCATGGCTGGGCGCGGGATACTGGGCGCTGGTGGCCCCAGCAGTGATCTTCGGTTTGCCGATGGCCATCGACCTGTTCTGGCGCGGCGGGTTCCGACCTCAATGGTCCTATGATCACCAGTACTATGCCAATGCCCTCAGCTTTGGCTATCAGCGGATGTTCTCGGCTGCAGCCGGGCAAGGCCGTACCTTTACCGAGCAAGCCTTGATCAGCGCGGTATTCAGCTTGGCGACACTTGGCATTTACACGCGTGCGTCGGGGCTCGGGATCATGTTGGTCGGGCAATTCGGCGGACTGGCCATCGCCGCGCTCTATCCTATCATCACCCGGGCCGAACAGCAAACACCGCGTTTCCAGCGGCTTGCCGGTTTGCTCATGCGCGGCGTAACTTGGAGCATGGTGCCTGCCGCACTGTTCCTGTGGACTATGCCGCGCGAGATTGTGTTGGTTCTCTACGGTGAGCAATGGCTACCGGTGATTGAATTGCTGCCTTGGGCCGGCCTTTCTATCGGCGCCTTTGGCTGCGTACAGATGTGTACCACGCTGATGCTGGCAAACGAGAGCCGCAAGCTGGTGCTGGCTATCGATATCGCGACCAGCGTGCTGGCCATCCTGCTGGCATGGCTGACCATCCCATCCGGGCCAAAGTATTATTTCATGGCAACGAGTTTGCTTGGCGCGGCAATGCTTGGGCTGGTCTGCGTGGCGATGGTGCGGACCCGCGCGATGACCTGGAGCGGTGTTGCCGGTGGGCTTATCCCCCCCGCCGTGGCGGCCGCAGGCGCAGCGCTTGCGGTGGCGTTCCTTCGGCCTTGGATCATGACACTGCACCCGCTCCTGAGTCTGGCTCTTGCCGGAACGGTGCTTGGCGTCACCTATGTGGCCATACTGCGGCTTGCCTTCGCCAGCTCCCTGCGCGCGCTGGCCGAAATCCTACCCGGCGGGCCGCTGCTGCTGCGCGTACTCGGTTATCGCTAG
- a CDS encoding M48 family metallopeptidase produces the protein MPALVLAVSAANAQSTEERNSAQEWARLEAQDLRLAEIAERLALANAPLCTTLMPLTGMILHSADQYGSTSARERFVNGPLAIASLLPDSPAANAGLRRDDAFVAIDGQRVEDIVPAANARLREAAFYRMADRPTGTPLALTVMRDGTERVVELDAPQGCRSLVEVLLGEGPMARSDGRVIQVQFDSVAALTDSHLAIVVAHELAHTILEHRRRKEEAGIDNGLFAELGRNQRANREAEIEADRLSVHLLANAGYDPAIVPDFWRNAAAYGMPGATLPSFIYPSNEGRAALVEREIALYLALRRGPTWPGHLLARRDSSFARD, from the coding sequence GTGCCGGCCCTCGTGCTCGCCGTGTCAGCGGCAAACGCGCAGTCGACCGAGGAGCGCAATTCGGCACAGGAGTGGGCGCGGCTGGAAGCGCAGGATCTGCGGCTCGCGGAAATCGCCGAGCGGCTGGCACTCGCCAACGCGCCGCTTTGCACAACGCTGATGCCTTTGACGGGGATGATCCTGCATAGTGCCGACCAGTACGGATCGACCTCGGCACGCGAGCGGTTCGTCAACGGCCCCCTCGCCATTGCCAGCCTGCTGCCTGATTCACCCGCCGCCAATGCCGGCCTTCGGCGCGATGACGCTTTCGTGGCGATCGATGGACAGCGCGTGGAAGACATCGTGCCGGCGGCGAATGCACGGCTGCGAGAGGCAGCCTTCTACCGCATGGCGGATCGCCCGACCGGCACCCCCCTCGCCCTCACCGTGATGCGCGACGGCACAGAAAGGGTCGTCGAGCTCGACGCGCCGCAAGGCTGCCGCTCGCTGGTAGAGGTGCTGCTGGGAGAGGGGCCGATGGCGCGATCGGACGGACGGGTGATCCAGGTGCAATTCGATAGCGTCGCGGCCTTGACGGACAGTCACCTCGCCATCGTGGTGGCGCACGAACTCGCGCACACCATCCTGGAGCATCGGCGGCGCAAGGAAGAAGCGGGGATCGACAATGGCCTGTTCGCAGAGCTCGGTCGCAACCAGCGCGCCAATCGGGAGGCGGAGATCGAGGCTGACCGGTTGTCAGTCCACCTGCTGGCCAATGCCGGCTACGACCCGGCGATCGTGCCCGATTTCTGGCGCAACGCCGCTGCCTACGGAATGCCGGGCGCAACCCTGCCCAGCTTCATCTACCCATCGAATGAGGGCCGCGCGGCACTCGTCGAGCGGGAGATCGCGCTGTATCTTGCGTTGCGGCGCGGGCCCACTTGGCCGGGTCATTTGCTCGCCCGGAGGGACAGCAGCTTTGCGCGCGACTAG
- the ribH gene encoding 6,7-dimethyl-8-ribityllumazine synthase — MAHFLIVEARFYAHLNDMLVAGARAALEDAGHTCEIVTVPGALEVPGTIALAADAGRFDSFVAIGVVIRGETYHFEIVAGESARAIMALTMDGIAIGNGILTTENEAQALVRADPAQKNKGGEAAQAAMRLMELQEAYRV, encoded by the coding sequence ATGGCCCATTTCCTCATCGTCGAAGCCCGTTTCTACGCCCATCTGAACGACATGCTGGTCGCCGGCGCCCGCGCCGCGCTGGAAGATGCCGGCCACACCTGCGAGATCGTGACAGTTCCCGGCGCGCTGGAGGTGCCTGGCACCATCGCTCTGGCGGCGGATGCCGGACGTTTTGACAGCTTTGTCGCCATCGGCGTCGTCATTCGCGGGGAAACCTATCATTTCGAGATCGTCGCAGGCGAAAGTGCGCGCGCCATCATGGCGCTCACGATGGACGGCATCGCCATCGGCAATGGCATCCTGACGACGGAGAACGAGGCGCAGGCGCTGGTCCGCGCCGATCCTGCGCAGAAGAACAAGGGCGGCGAGGCAGCGCAGGCGGCCATGCGCTTGATGGAACTGCAGGAGGCCTATCGTGTCTGA
- a CDS encoding DUF4170 domain-containing protein, with product MVDAKPQLLHLVMGGRVTDPQKVEFQDLKDIHTVGYFADYTSAEEAWRSWAQRTVDDAEMKYVIVHLHRLLEPELPAQHS from the coding sequence ATGGTCGATGCCAAGCCCCAGCTTCTCCACCTCGTTATGGGTGGCCGGGTTACCGATCCGCAGAAGGTCGAGTTTCAGGATCTGAAAGACATCCACACCGTCGGCTATTTTGCCGATTACACCAGTGCCGAGGAAGCCTGGCGCAGCTGGGCCCAACGCACGGTCGACGATGCCGAGATGAAATACGTCATCGTTCATCTCCACCGTCTGCTCGAACCCGAATTGCCAGCGCAGCACAGCTAG
- the greA gene encoding transcription elongation factor GreA translates to MVLAGDPGKTGQAMQKVPMLAEGYEMLTADLKALRAERPKIVDAIEEARAHGDLSENAEYHAAKERQGQVEAQIADLEDKTSRAQIIDPASLSGDKVVFGATVTVIDEDDKALKFQIVGQAESDAKVGRISYESPLARGLIGKSVGEEVEVTVPSGDKFYLIEKIEFI, encoded by the coding sequence ATGGTTTTGGCGGGAGACCCGGGAAAGACAGGACAAGCGATGCAGAAAGTGCCGATGCTGGCGGAAGGCTACGAGATGCTGACCGCGGATCTCAAGGCATTGCGGGCCGAGCGCCCGAAGATCGTCGACGCGATCGAAGAGGCGCGCGCGCACGGCGACCTGTCGGAGAACGCCGAGTATCACGCGGCCAAGGAACGCCAGGGTCAGGTCGAGGCGCAGATCGCCGATCTGGAGGACAAGACCAGCCGTGCGCAGATCATCGATCCCGCCAGTCTTTCCGGCGACAAGGTCGTGTTCGGGGCGACCGTCACCGTCATCGATGAAGACGACAAGGCGCTGAAGTTTCAGATCGTCGGCCAGGCCGAGAGCGATGCCAAGGTCGGGCGCATCAGTTACGAAAGCCCCCTGGCGCGTGGCCTCATCGGCAAGAGCGTAGGCGAAGAGGTCGAAGTGACCGTGCCCAGCGGCGACAAGTTCTACCTGATCGAAAAGATCGAGTTCATCTAG
- a CDS encoding phage holin family protein, which yields MLEDFEALFSDARVYYHAELAFQKTRAAFLADSLKRTIIFATAGAFFGMLATIGLAVGLIIALTPIVGAWVATALVVSLILILGGWCLWKATASWRTMMHAIRDDDHKEANHHG from the coding sequence TTGCTGGAAGATTTCGAAGCCCTGTTTTCCGATGCGCGCGTCTACTATCACGCGGAACTGGCGTTTCAGAAAACCCGCGCCGCGTTCTTGGCCGACTCTCTCAAGCGCACCATCATCTTCGCGACCGCCGGCGCATTCTTCGGCATGTTGGCCACCATTGGTCTCGCGGTCGGGTTGATCATCGCGCTCACTCCGATCGTTGGTGCGTGGGTGGCGACGGCACTGGTGGTGAGCCTGATCCTGATCCTGGGCGGCTGGTGCCTGTGGAAGGCGACAGCATCGTGGCGGACGATGATGCACGCTATTCGCGACGACGACCACAAGGAGGCGAACCATCATGGCTAA
- the eno gene encoding phosphopyruvate hydratase, translated as MTAILDIHGREILDSRGNPTVEVDVLLEDGSFGRAAVPSGASTGAHEAVELRDGDKSRYLGKGVTKAVDAVNGEIADLLLGVDAEDQRDVDLAMIEADGTGNKGRLGANAILGVSMAVAKAAADARGLPLYSYIGGVGAHMLPVPMMNIINGGEHAHNPIDVQEFMVMPVGAPTLAEAVRWGSEIFHTLKGALHDKGLATAVGDEGGFAPDIASTRAALDFIMASVEKAGFKPGEDVVLALDCAATEFFRAGRYEISGEGLSLAPTEMADYLAKLCDDYPIRSIEDGMSEDDFEGWKALTDRIGDRVQLVGDDLFVTNPERLRMGIAQGLANSLLVKVNQIGTLTETLEAVDVAHRAGYTSVMSHRSGETEDATIADLAVATNCGQIKTGSLARSDRLAKYNQLIRIEEELGDSARYAGKTCFGRLAR; from the coding sequence ATGACCGCCATCCTCGATATTCATGGCCGCGAGATCCTCGATTCAAGGGGCAATCCCACCGTCGAGGTCGACGTTCTGCTGGAGGATGGCAGTTTCGGCCGTGCTGCCGTCCCCTCCGGTGCCTCGACCGGTGCCCACGAAGCGGTCGAGCTGCGCGACGGCGACAAGAGCCGTTATCTGGGCAAGGGGGTGACCAAGGCGGTGGATGCCGTCAACGGCGAGATCGCCGATCTGTTGCTCGGTGTCGATGCCGAGGATCAGCGCGATGTCGATCTGGCCATGATCGAGGCGGACGGCACCGGCAACAAGGGCCGCCTCGGTGCCAATGCCATCCTGGGCGTCAGCATGGCGGTGGCCAAGGCGGCGGCCGATGCCCGCGGCCTGCCGCTTTACTCCTACATCGGCGGCGTGGGGGCGCACATGCTGCCGGTCCCGATGATGAACATCATCAACGGGGGAGAGCACGCTCACAACCCCATCGACGTGCAGGAATTCATGGTCATGCCGGTCGGCGCGCCTACCCTGGCCGAAGCGGTTCGCTGGGGTTCCGAGATCTTCCACACGCTGAAAGGTGCCCTGCATGATAAGGGCCTCGCCACCGCAGTGGGTGACGAAGGCGGTTTCGCGCCCGACATCGCCAGCACCCGCGCCGCGCTCGATTTCATCATGGCGAGCGTCGAGAAGGCAGGGTTCAAGCCCGGTGAGGATGTCGTGCTGGCTCTCGATTGCGCCGCGACCGAGTTCTTCCGCGCTGGCCGTTACGAAATTTCGGGCGAGGGTCTCTCGCTCGCGCCGACGGAGATGGCCGATTATCTGGCAAAGCTGTGTGACGACTATCCGATCCGCTCGATCGAGGACGGCATGAGCGAGGACGATTTCGAAGGCTGGAAAGCGCTGACCGACAGGATCGGGGACCGGGTGCAGCTTGTCGGTGACGACCTTTTCGTGACCAACCCCGAACGCCTGCGAATGGGCATCGCCCAAGGCCTGGCCAATTCGCTGCTGGTAAAGGTCAACCAGATCGGCACGCTGACCGAAACGCTGGAGGCCGTCGATGTCGCCCACCGAGCCGGTTACACCAGCGTAATGAGCCACCGCAGCGGCGAGACAGAGGACGCCACCATCGCCGATCTCGCCGTCGCCACCAACTGCGGGCAGATCAAGACCGGGTCACTTGCCCGTTCGGACCGGCTGGCCAAATACAACCAGTTGATCCGCATCGAGGAAGAGCTGGGCGACAGCGCGCGCTACGCCGGCAAGACTTGCTTCGGACGTCTCGCCCGCTGA
- a CDS encoding SDR family oxidoreductase, producing MSILEGRVVVITGASSGIGEACALAFAAKGAKVVLAARRQERLAALASRIEAAGGDALAVVTDVTREDDVSALFAGTLRRFGAIDVLINNAGIAISTPVDEMTLATWRAVIDTNLTSAFLCSREAFRAMKARGRGRIVNVGSISARVPRDHSPAYAASKFGLDGLTRSLAIDGRPHRIAASIFHPGIVATEIAPGAITLDAEVAASPEDMADVIVHMCDIPDHLNFYEGMVMQIDLPFLGRG from the coding sequence ATGTCGATACTCGAAGGTCGCGTCGTCGTGATCACGGGGGCCAGTTCGGGCATCGGCGAGGCGTGCGCCCTCGCCTTTGCCGCCAAAGGTGCCAAAGTCGTATTGGCGGCACGGAGGCAGGAACGGCTGGCGGCGCTTGCGTCCCGGATCGAGGCAGCGGGCGGGGATGCGCTGGCGGTGGTGACAGACGTGACGCGGGAGGACGATGTCAGCGCGTTGTTCGCCGGGACGTTACGGCGATTTGGCGCAATCGACGTGCTGATCAACAACGCCGGCATTGCCATTTCCACGCCGGTTGACGAGATGACGCTGGCGACCTGGCGTGCAGTGATCGACACCAACCTTACCAGCGCCTTCCTGTGCAGCCGCGAGGCCTTTCGCGCGATGAAGGCCCGGGGCCGCGGGCGGATCGTGAACGTCGGCTCGATCTCGGCCCGCGTGCCGCGCGACCATAGCCCGGCCTATGCCGCCAGCAAGTTCGGACTCGACGGGCTGACCCGCTCGCTGGCGATAGACGGCCGGCCGCACCGCATCGCCGCCTCGATCTTCCACCCCGGCATTGTCGCGACCGAAATCGCACCTGGCGCGATCACCCTCGACGCGGAAGTCGCTGCCAGTCCCGAGGACATGGCCGACGTCATCGTGCACATGTGCGACATTCCCGACCATCTCAATTTCTACGAAGGCATGGTGATGCAGATAGACCTCCCGTTCCTTGGTCGCGGCTGA